In the genome of Amphiura filiformis chromosome 4, Afil_fr2py, whole genome shotgun sequence, one region contains:
- the LOC140151490 gene encoding carbohydrate sulfotransferase 11-like: protein MVAWRFIRRYLLLGFLMSGFVYAAIYFSTNEVFQAQVNTNPVRRHKQQEPAFPWEAKDALVAPNKPPEQHIVQRAVMADDSKEDKERSEVKQRQQKHQESQEKEEAAQEPVDFMAAQAEIQKERQRVLSETCSRHPELKRGNLNMYTQRHLYVHEKHKILYCFVPKIGCSNWKRVLMVLSGMKPNTDGITSDEAHFHNGMKRLSGLNREEQRVRLDTYTKFIFARHPFVRILSAYRNKYADINVYKKDTYFHIFSKKIMKKYRKNPSEVDLKTGENITWHEWVQYLTDPQERSGFDDHWQEIYQMCSPCKIHYDYIGKLETVADDAEYMLKSLELDDKVSYPARANSHPTNSSQTYDKFFGELTLDKLKQLWNVYNLDFELFGYPKPDFL from the exons ATGGTGGCCTGGAGGTTCATCCGGCGCTATCTGCTGCTAGGTTTCCTGATGTCTGGGTTCGTCTATGCGGCTATCTATTTCTCAACCAATGAAGTATTTCAAG CTCAAGTAAACACGAATCCAGTTCGTCGTCACAAGCAGCAAGAACCCGCCTTCCCATGGGAAGCCAAAGATGCACTTGTTGCACCCAACAAACCTCCTGAACAGCATATTGTACAAAGAGCTGTAATGGCCGACGATAGCAAAGAAGACAAAGAGAGGTCTGAAGTTAAACAACGTCAACAAAAACATCAG GAATCCCAGGAGAAGGAAGAGGCAGCACAGGAGCCTGTTGACTTCATGGCTGCTCAGGCAGAAATACAAAAGGAACGTCAACGAGTTCTATCAGAAACCTGTTCTCGTCATCCAGAACTTAAACGTGGTAATCTGAATATGTATACACAGAGGCATCTCTACGTGCACGAAAAACATAAAATACTATATTGTTTTGTGCCGAAAATTGGCTGCAGCAATTGGAAGCGGGTGTTGATGGTTTTGTCTGGAATGAAACCCAATACGGATGGTATAACGTCCGATGAAGCTCATTTTCATAATGGTATGAAGAGGCTTAGTGGGCTTAACCGAGAAGAACAACGAGTACGCCTTGATACTTACACCAAATTTATATTTGCGCGTCATCCATTCGTAAGAATTCTTTCAGCATATCGAAATAAATATGCAGATATCAACGTCTACAAAAAAGAtacttattttcatatattttcaaaGAAAATCATGAAAAAGTATCGCAAAAACCCGTCTGAAGTAGATTTAAAAACGGGTGAAAATATTACCTGGCACGAATGGGTGCAATATTTAACGGATCCACAAGAAAGATCTGGTTTTGATGATCATTGGCAAGAGATTTACCAAATGTGTTCTCCATGTAAGATACATTATGACTATATTGGCAAACTTGAAACGGTCGCAGATGATGCAGAATACATGCTTAAATCGCTAGAATTAGACGACAAAGTGTCGTATCCAGCGCGTGCTAATAGTCATCCAACAAACAGCTCGCAGACTTATGACAAATTCTTTGGCGAATTGACTTTGGATAAGTTGAAACAATTATGGAATGTGTATAATTTAGATTTTGAACTCTTCGGCTATCCAAAGCCAGACTTTTTATGA